A single uncultured Methanolobus sp. DNA region contains:
- a CDS encoding DNA-directed RNA polymerase subunit K, giving the protein MTTEHYTRYEKARIVGARALQISMGAPVLIDDPSMNSLFLAKREYELGVIPITVKRNI; this is encoded by the coding sequence TTGACTACTGAACATTACACCAGGTATGAAAAGGCAAGAATCGTTGGTGCAAGAGCACTTCAGATTTCTATGGGAGCTCCGGTGCTCATCGATGATCCAAGCATGAACTCATTATTCCTTGCCAAGAGAGAATATGAACTAGGAGTAATTCCTATTACTGTTAAACGAAATATTTGA
- a CDS encoding 30S ribosomal protein S9 encodes MTTKVITSSGKKKTAIARATVKKGTGKVRINKKPLEIFDPEFAKLKIVEAVMLAGEVAEGVDIDVTVSGGGIIGQANAVRTAIARGIVDWTNDTALRDAYMAYDRNLLVNDSRQKETKKFGGPGARAKYQKSYR; translated from the coding sequence ATGACTACTAAAGTTATAACCTCATCAGGTAAGAAGAAGACAGCTATTGCACGCGCAACAGTGAAGAAGGGAACCGGAAAGGTGCGCATCAACAAGAAGCCACTGGAGATCTTTGACCCAGAGTTTGCAAAGCTCAAGATCGTCGAAGCAGTTATGCTCGCTGGCGAAGTTGCTGAAGGCGTGGACATAGATGTCACAGTTAGTGGCGGTGGAATCATCGGTCAGGCAAATGCTGTAAGAACTGCAATTGCAAGAGGCATTGTAGACTGGACCAATGACACAGCTCTCAGAGATGCTTACATGGCATACGACCGTAATCTCCTGGTTAACGACTCCAGGCAGAAGGAAACCAAGAAATTTGGTGGACCCGGTGCACGTGCCAAATACCAGAAATCATACAGGTAG
- a CDS encoding 50S ribosomal protein L13, with amino-acid sequence MTIIDAEGLILGRLASTVAKKLLAGEKVAIVNAEKAVISGSKYTTMREYDETLRRGKPEFGPYFPKRPDRILKRTVRGMLPYKRARGRAAMANLKVYVGIPMELENKECITIEEANMNRLSSNKYLKLGDLSIKLGAKF; translated from the coding sequence ATGACAATTATCGATGCAGAAGGACTTATTCTGGGCAGACTTGCAAGTACTGTTGCAAAAAAGCTGCTTGCTGGTGAGAAGGTCGCTATCGTCAATGCTGAGAAAGCAGTGATCTCCGGTTCAAAGTACACCACAATGAGAGAGTACGATGAGACCCTGAGAAGAGGAAAGCCAGAGTTTGGCCCATACTTCCCAAAGAGACCAGACCGCATTCTTAAGAGAACCGTAAGAGGTATGCTCCCTTACAAACGCGCAAGGGGAAGAGCAGCAATGGCTAACCTTAAGGTATATGTTGGCATTCCAATGGAACTTGAGAACAAGGAATGCATAACTATCGAAGAGGCAAACATGAATCGCCTCAGTTCAAACAAGTACCTCAAACTCGGCGACCTCAGTATAAAACTCGGTGCTAAGTTCTAA
- a CDS encoding DNA-directed RNA polymerase subunit N, with protein sequence MLPVRCFSCGKVVSNVWEEYKQRVAEGEDAAAVLDDLGVVRYCCRRMILSHVELVDTLAPYQ encoded by the coding sequence ATGTTACCAGTTCGATGTTTCAGCTGTGGAAAAGTTGTCTCAAACGTTTGGGAAGAATACAAACAGCGTGTTGCTGAAGGTGAAGACGCGGCTGCTGTACTGGATGACCTTGGAGTTGTCCGCTACTGTTGCAGAAGGATGATCCTTTCACACGTCGAGCTAGTAGATACACTTGCCCCATACCAGTAA
- the rpsB gene encoding 30S ribosomal protein S2, whose protein sequence is MDSIEETTTNEVITEAGEEAKTTSLVPIDEYLAAGVHIGTQQKTENMMKFVYRVRTDGLYVLDIQATDERIKLAAAFLANYDPRRILVVSARQYGQFPAKMFAKAIGAKSMVGRFIPGTLTNPKVEYFYEPDVVIVTDPTGDAQVIKESVNVGIPVVALCDTNNMTSNVDLVIPTNNKGRKALSLVYWLLAREISKSNDTMFTYELEDFEAGV, encoded by the coding sequence ATGGATTCAATTGAAGAAACTACAACTAATGAAGTTATTACTGAAGCAGGAGAAGAAGCAAAAACAACTTCCCTTGTACCTATAGACGAGTACCTTGCAGCAGGCGTACACATCGGTACCCAGCAGAAGACCGAGAACATGATGAAGTTCGTCTACCGTGTCAGAACAGACGGTCTTTACGTACTTGACATCCAGGCAACCGATGAGAGAATAAAGCTCGCAGCAGCATTCCTTGCAAACTACGACCCAAGAAGGATACTGGTAGTTTCCGCAAGACAGTACGGCCAGTTCCCTGCAAAGATGTTCGCAAAAGCAATCGGTGCAAAGTCAATGGTCGGAAGATTCATTCCTGGAACTCTTACAAACCCTAAGGTAGAGTACTTCTACGAGCCTGATGTAGTAATTGTAACCGACCCAACCGGTGACGCACAGGTGATCAAGGAATCTGTAAATGTAGGAATTCCTGTTGTTGCACTCTGTGACACTAACAACATGACATCAAATGTCGACCTTGTGATCCCAACCAACAACAAAGGTAGAAAGGCACTTTCCCTCGTCTACTGGCTGCTGGCAAGAGAGATCTCAAAGTCCAATGACACAATGTTCACTTATGAACTTGAAGACTTTGAAGCAGGAGTCTGA
- a CDS encoding 50S ribosomal protein L18e gives MSKTTNVKIQRKANPRTPVLIAALKEGSRQNEVAIWRDVAKKLERPGKNYAQVNLSKINRYAKDGETVLIAGKVLGAGLLDKAVTVAAYNFSATAVEKIAEVGGKCLTIEQIMEENPKGSGIKILQ, from the coding sequence ATGAGCAAGACTACAAACGTAAAAATCCAAAGAAAGGCAAACCCACGCACCCCTGTGCTCATTGCAGCACTGAAGGAAGGGTCACGCCAGAATGAAGTCGCTATCTGGAGAGATGTGGCTAAGAAACTGGAAAGACCTGGCAAAAACTATGCACAGGTAAACCTCAGTAAGATCAACAGGTACGCAAAGGATGGAGAAACTGTCCTTATTGCAGGAAAAGTACTTGGCGCAGGACTCCTTGATAAGGCAGTCACCGTTGCAGCATACAACTTCAGTGCAACTGCAGTGGAAAAGATCGCAGAGGTTGGCGGCAAATGCCTGACCATTGAACAGATCATGGAAGAGAACCCAAAGGGATCAGGTATCAAGATCTTGCAGTAG